The window GGACGGCGGTGACTGCGACTGAATCGCAGGGAGTCGCAGAAGATGGCGAATAGGAGAGCTGCTATCCGTGTAGGAAATAGGTTGGACTAGTTTTTTTTATGGCACAGGTTGGTACCCATGAATGGCGTGCATATGTTCGTTTGCTTTGCTGCGTCGACACGGATCAAGCGTGAAcaggcagttttttttttttttttgagggcagCGTGAACAGGCAGGCAGCAACAGATTAGCCGCCGCCACGCCTACTAGAGCCAGGTCAGCAAGCCCTAACCAGCAACGGCTATATTCAGCGCGTCCCGTCTCCCCCTCGGCGTACTAGCCGTTGTGTTCCGGCGGCGTTCCCCTTCCCTCCCCGTCATCGACCTCCTCCTACAAATAATCGTCAGCGGCCGATCCCTAGATCCCACAGCTCAAGCAgcttctctttctctccctctcatcGCCTCCCCACGCCCATCCGAGCGCTTGGGGAGACGAGACTCTGCGATATTCCGCCTCGCTCATCAAAGCTCTCGAAGTTCTCCGCATTTTTTTTGGCTTAATCCGCTTGTTTAATTGTATTCCATCTTCTTCGCGTATTAATCTGTGATTGATTCTAACCTGCTAGTTTACAGTTCGTGTTTAATCTCATTGATTCTGCTGTTTCTATTACTGTTCCGTGTCGTGCTTGTCTTGTACGTTTGCTGCTGCTAACCATGGACGCAGGTTCCCATCCGATCTCCTCAGAGAAGAgccgcgtcgccgccccgcggccgccgctgcagGAGGCTGGCTCCCACCCCTACATGCCGTCGCTGAGCATGGGATCGCGCAACCCGTCGGCCAAGTGCTACGTGAGTTCTCCCTGGCCTCTGAATGTTTTGTGCGCGCGAGTAGGGTGTTCGACAATTTGCCTGAACGAATTTGGCGCTCCTGTGCGTGCGCTGCAGGGCGACAGGTTCATCCCGGACAGGTCGGCGATGGATATGGACATGGCGCACTACCTGCTAACGGAGCCTAGGAAGGATAAGGAGAACGCGGCGGGTGTGGCGGCGTCCCCGTCCAAGGAGGCGTACCGGAGGCTGCTCGCGGAGAAGTTGCTCAACAACCGGACTCGGATCCTCGCCTTCAGGAACAAgccgccggagcccgagaacgTCTCCTTCGCCGAGGCAGCTTCCTCCAACCTGCAGGCCAAGGCAGCCAAGCAGCGGCGCCACATTCCCCAGGTATGTACACACGCTCTTCCTAGTTCCTATTCCACTTCTAGTCTCTGGATTGGTGCGATGGGTGTAGTGGCACTGGAATGGTGATCGCTGATGCGCGGCTTGGGTCGAATTGTGCAGTCTGCCGAGCGGACTCTGGACGCACCAGAGCTCGTTGATGACTACTACCTCAACCTGCTTGACTGGGGGAGCAACAACGTGCTGTCCATTGCTTTGGGAGACACGGTGTACCTGTGGGACGCATCGAGTGGATCCACATCTGAGCTTGTGACCGTCGACGAGGACAGCGGTCCTATTACTAGCGTTAGCTGGGCTCCCGATGGTCGACACATTGCTGTTGGGCTCAACTCGTCTGACGTTCAGCTCTGGGACACCAGCTCCAACCGACTGGTATGCACATTGCCCTTCATCAAAAAATGTTGCAGTGAATTTGCGATACATGTTCTCTGTTGTTTGTCCTTCACCCAAAATTGTTGTGGTGATACTGTATTGCACGTCATTTGTTGCTGAATTAGATCGTTCTTTCTATGCAGTTGAGAACCCTTAGGGGTGTGCATGAGGCAAGAGTTGGCTCGCTGGCATGGAACAACAGCATTCTAACGACCGGCAGCATGGACGGCAAGATCGTGAACAATGACGTGAGGATCAGGAACCACGTCGTGCAGACGTACGAGGGGCACAGCCAGGAGGTGTGCGGCCTCAAGTGGTCTGGATCAGGGCAGCAGCTGGCCAGCGGGGGCAACGACAACCTTCTGCACATTTGGGATGTGTCAATGGCATCCTCCATGCCATCTGCTGGCCGCAACCAGTGGCTGCACAGGCTCGAGGACCACATGGCCGCTGTGAAGGCGCTCGCCTGGTGCCCATTCCAGAGCAACTTGCTGGCCACTGGTGGCGGTGGCAGCGATCGGTGCATCAAGTTCTGGAACACACACACTGGTGCGTGCCTGAACTCTGTTGACACTGGATCACAGGTGTGCGCTCTTCTCTGGAACAAGAATGAAAGAGAGCTGCTGAGTTCACACGGATTCACACAGAACCAACTGACTTTGTGGAAGTATCCATCAATGGTGAAGATGGCTGAGCTCACTGGCCATACCTCTCGTGTCCTTTTCATGGCTCAGGTGAATTCTTCACACCACATTTTACAGATACTATCACACCACTTCATATGCTGGTGTGAAAATTTGCTGATGGTTCTTGTGTGGCTAAACTGCAGAGTCCTGATGGTTGCACGGTAGCATCAGCTGCTGCAGATGAGACCCTCCGGTTCTGGAATGTTTTTGGAGCCCCTGAAGTGCCCAAGCCTGCAGCCAAGGCTTCCCACACTGGGATGTTCAACAGCTTCAACCATATCCGTTAGGAGAGTCATGAATAATTTCTCTTCTGTTGGATATGGTCCCGCTGTCCCAGTGTCCTAGTTTACATAGATCGCCTCTCATTGGTATTTGTCAGCAACCCATTTCTTCCTTAATCATGCTGATCATCTATTCTTAATTTTTGAAGCTTTCGGGTTGAATTTTCTCGTACTCCTGTGCAATGTTATGACAGATGAGATCTACCTAATTGGCTAAGCAGGCGGCGTGATGGGAAGCATTGCAATCTCCTAATGCATTATTTTTCGGTATTGCTCAATTTCTCTACAAACGCAAATTCTTGGTGGTCTTGTAGTGGAAACTGATCTAGCACCGTGTTTTGCTCTTTTCTTTGGAAGCTTTCAGAAGGGTCAGCAATTAAAGACACAGGGTTGGCTTCATTGACGTCTTCATCAAGAAGTAGATGCTATCCTATCTGCAACCATCTATCTGCAACACCAACACCACAGGCGTGGGGGCACCAGAGCCTCGGAGAATCAATTTTGTTACTTTTCCTGTCATTTGTATGCCCGTTCACTAGTTCTGTTCAATGTAGAATGTTTTCCCCCTTTTGGATGCAACATGCCAACATCAAGAGAACATGTTTGATGTGGCAGCAGCAATTGTAAATCAAGACACGACCATTCTTTTCATAATATATAATGAAATATTTATCCTCATTTTCCTCTGCCATAAGTATTCCAGACTTCAGAGACGACCTCTGCAGTTCAGACAGGAGGCAGCTGGCAGAGTAGTTTGAATGCTAAAAGATTGGATGTAAGCAAGGCTGTGATGACCAGTGGCTGTAGGCAAAACATGACTTAGTTCTTAGCTTAACCAGAATCTAGCACCTAATACACAACGTAAGCACAACCCAAAGAACATCAAGGAAGTATAGATCTAGACCGGCAGTCATTGTTAATGAAGATCTGGCCATGGTTGGTGACGAGATCGACGTAGGAATTTCAGTAGTCGTTCCCGTAGTTGTTCTTGGAGTAGGTGAAGAAGTAGGTCGCGGGTAGCGCCGGCCTTCGGGTCTCCACCGGCATCACCCAATGACGGTGACGGTGGGTTGGCGGCGGCCTTCAAGTGGCTCTAGCACCGTCAGGGGTCGGACAACTGTAGTGgagaggctagggttttggctAGGTTAGACTAGTCTCCAAAAGCGTCAGGCCCTACTATTTAGTATAGTGCTGGATGATTTGGGGTCGCAACCACGAGTCAATTGCGTCTCCGATAAGACACGGAACGGGCTTCTCACTGTGTTCTTATCCTTTTCCCGTTTTCCTCATTTGATCACTAACAGTGGCAGAGTAGTTGGGAACACAAAaacatctattatcttattatttggccaacaagcggagtctccacgttcgctctcaaggcctaaaaattcccacgttaatcggagaggtaaagaaaaattaaaattacccaccactgtcattataataaaaattagccttAAATACCCCTGTGCTTAATTAAAAATCactcaccaatgccattatgaaaaattaaatataaaatatcatttagctatgtatagGTTACAGACATATACTGTTaacaaaaactaaagctaacaacaatatATCAAAATAAgacgaaaataagaataattatatacataatattattaaagctcaacaaatcaaaattttattataggtagattatagtagaattgttttaaccaacaataagatataatttacgataataaacatgatgatgtatggtaaaaaactAATATAatatttaagtaaggatacaacgagatgcaaatttttaaattttcaatacaAACCGTGCAAATGCgtgggctatacgcctagttgtGCAGATTTTGAAATCATTTCCCATGCTCAAAAAGTCTTTCTTTGAAAACAAGAAACCCAATGTACTTTTGAAGACAAAATAGAATATACAGAACTGAACACGTAAGACTTACTGTGTAGACTACACGCAAAAGGATGTTCCGACTAAAGATTGCAAACATATCGGTGACAAATTCATCCAGAAGACCGGAAACAAATAGAGACATGGTTTCATGGGTCGCTTGGAAAAACTCATGATCCGCACCATTGTACCACTTTTTTAGATACATCCGTGCACGTCGATTGAAACCAAAAGAACTACTGTCACGGGTGGCACATGTGGACTAGCCGACTAGCCCGTCTTGCTGCCCGCACCATTCACCTCGAGCTCAACCTGGCATTTGCGGTGTTTAGAAACTATAGAAAGTATACCAAAGAGTTTTCAAGAAATCACATATGAAATCAATTTTGCAGCAAAATTGCTGGCTGGAGGCATGTCGATATCGAATCCACCATAGAGGACAAAAAAAACTAAAGAATACTCCTTTGTAGGGCCCGTAGAAGGAACAGTGCTTCCATGTGGCCCGCGGACTCAAAGATTCTACCAGTCCCTTGTCGCGTTGCGCGGCCCGCCGAGCAGCCAGGCTCGCCGGTTCTCCACTTCCGCGCCAGGCGCGCACGGCCGTTCGGAGGAGCTGCCGCGCGAGCGGTGGCGCGGTAAGCGGACTACGCGCGAGCCAGCCGCTACGGGGGAGTAGAAGAATAG is drawn from Panicum virgatum strain AP13 chromosome 1N, P.virgatum_v5, whole genome shotgun sequence and contains these coding sequences:
- the LOC120656919 gene encoding cell division cycle 20.2, cofactor of APC complex-like, with translation MDAGSHPISSEKSRVAAPRPPLQEAGSHPYMPSLSMGSRNPSAKCYGDRFIPDRSAMDMDMAHYLLTEPRKDKENAAGVAASPSKEAYRRLLAEKLLNNRTRILAFRNKPPEPENVSFAEAASSNLQAKAAKQRRHIPQSAERTLDAPELVDDYYLNLLDWGSNNVLSIALGDTVYLWDASSGSTSELVTVDEDSGPITSVSWAPDGRHIAVGLNSSDVQLWDTSSNRLLRTLRGVHEARVGSLAWNNSILTTGSMDGKIVNNDVRIRNHVVQTYEGHSQEVCGLKWSGSGQQLASGGNDNLLHIWDVSMASSMPSAGRNQWLHRLEDHMAAVKALAWCPFQSNLLATGGGGSDRCIKFWNTHTGACLNSVDTGSQVCALLWNKNERELLSSHGFTQNQLTLWKYPSMVKMAELTGHTSRVLFMAQSPDGCTVASAAADETLRFWNVFGAPEVPKPAAKASHTGMFNSFNHIR